One genomic window of Mesoplodon densirostris isolate mMesDen1 chromosome 14, mMesDen1 primary haplotype, whole genome shotgun sequence includes the following:
- the MSH6 gene encoding DNA mismatch repair protein Msh6 isoform X1, translating to MSRQSTLYSFFPKSPALNNASKGPVRASSESAAAADTGASPSPGGDAAWSEAGPGPGPLAGSTSRAEARNLNGGLRKSAAPAVPASSCDFSPGDLVWAKMEGYPWWPCLVYNHPFDGTFIREKGKSARVHVQFFDDSPTRGWVSRRLLKPYTGSKSKEAQKGGHFYSSKPEILRAMQRADEALNKDKIERLELAVCDEPSEPEEEEETEAGATYTSDKSEEENEIESEEEVRPKVQGSRRSSRQIKKRRVISDSESDIGGSDVEFKPDAKEEGSSDEISSGVGDSDSEGLDSPVKVAPKRKRMVTGNGSLKRKSSRKEMPSATKRATGISSETKNTLSAFSAPQNSESQAHISGGCDDSSRPTIWYHETLEWLKEEKRRDMHRRRPDHPDFDASTLYVPEDFLNSCTPGMRKWWQIKSQNFDLVIFYKVGKFYELYHMDALTGVSELGLVFMKGNWAHSGFPEIAFGRYSDSLVQKGYKVARVEQTETPEMMEARCRKMAHISKYDRVVRREICRVITKGTQTYSVLEGDPSENYSKYLLSLKEKEDDSSGHARVYGICFVDTSLGKFFIGQFSDDRHCSRFRTLVAHYPPVQVLFEKGNLSVETKMILKGSLSSSLQEGLIPGSQFWDAAKTLRTLLEEGYFTDKLNEDSGVMLPQVLKGMTSESDSVGLTPGEKSELALSALGGCIFYLKKCLIDQELLSMANFEEYIPLDSDTVRATRPGAVFAKANQRMVLDAVTLNNLEIFLNGTNGSTEGTLLEKIDTCHTPFGKRLLKQWLCAPLCNPYVISDRLDAIEDLMVVPDKTSEVVDLLKKLPDLERLLSKIHNVGSPLKSQNHPDSRAIMYEETTYSKKKIIDFLSALEGFKVLCKIIGVMEEVIDDFKSKILKQVLTLQTKNPEGCFPDLTLELNRWDTAFDHEKARKTGLITPKAGFDSDYDQALADIRENEQSLLEYLEKQRSRIGCRTIVYWGIGRNRYQLEIPENFITRNLPEEYELKSTKKGCKRYWTKTIEKKLANLINAEERRDVSLKDCMRRLFYNFDKNYKDWQAAVECIAVLDVLLCLANYSRGGDGPMCRPVILLPEEDTPPFLDLKGSRHPCITKTFFGDDFIPNDILIGCEEEEENGKAYCVLVTGPNMGGKSTLMRQAGLLVVMAQMGCYVPAEVCRLTPIDRVFTRLGASDRIMSGESTFFVELSETASILTHATAHSLVLVDELGRGTATFDGTAIANAVVKELAENIKCRTLFSTHYHSLVEDYSQNVAVRLGHMACMVENECEDPSQETITFLYKFIKGACPKSYGFNAARLANLPEEVIQKGHRKAREFEKMTQSLRLFREVCLASERSTVDAEAVHKLLTLIEEL from the exons TTCTTGTGACTTCTCACCAGGTGATTTGGTTTGGGCCAAGATGGAGGGTTACCCTTGGTGGCCTTGCCTGGTTTACAACCACCCTTTTGATGGAACATTCATCCGTGAGAAAGGAAAGTCTGCCCGAGTTCATGTAcagttttttgatgacagcccAACAAGGGGCTGGGTTAGCAGAAGGCTATTAAAGCCATATACAG gTTCAAAGTCAAAGGAAGCCCAGAAAGGAGGTCATTTCTACAGTTCAAAGCCTGAAATACTCAGAGCGATGCAACGTGCAGATGAAGCCTTGAATAAAGACAAGATTGAGAGGCTTGAATTGGCAGTGTGTGATGAGCCCTCAGAaccagaggaggaagaagagacggAG GCAGGTGCCACTTACACATCAGATAAgagtgaagaagaaaatgaaattgagagTGAAGAGGAAGTGAGGCCAAAGGTGCAAGGATCTAGGCGAAGTAGCCGCCAGATAAAAAAACGAAGGGTCATATCAGACTCTGAGAGTGACATTGGTGGCTCTGATGTGGAATTTAAGCCAGATGCTAAGGAGGAAGGAAGCAGTGATGAAATAAGCAGTGGAGTAGGGGATAGTGACAGTGAAGGCCTGGACAGCCCTGTCAAAGTTGCTCCAAAGAGGAAGAGAATGGTAACTGGAAATGGCTCCCTCAAAAGGAAAAGTTCAAGGAAGGAAATGCCCTCGGCCACCAAACGAGCAACTGGCATTTCATCAGAAACCAAGAATACTTTGAGTGCTTTCTCTGCCCCTCAAAATTCTGAATCCCAAGCCCACATTAGTGGAGGATGTGATGACAGTAGTCGCCCCACCATCTGGTATCATGAAACTTTAGAGTGGCTTaaggaggagaagagaagagatatGCACAGGAGGCGACCTGATCACCCTGATTTTGATGCATCCACACTCTATGTGCCTGAGGATTTCCTTAATTCCTGTACTCCTGGGATGAGGAAGTGGTGGCAGATTAAGTCTCAGAACTTTGATCTTGTCATATTTTATAAGGTGGGGAAGTTTTATGAGCTCTACCACATGGATGCTCTTACTGGAGTCAGTGAACTAGGGCTGGTATTCATGAAAGGCAACTGGGCCCATTCTGGTTTCCCTGAAATTGCATTTGGCCGATATTCAGATTCCCTGGTCCAGAAGGGCTATAAAGTAGCACGGGTGGAACAGACCGAGACCCCGGAAATGATGGAGGCACGATGCAGAAAGATGGCGCATATATCTAAGTATGATAGAGTGGTGAGGAGGGAGATCTGTAGGGTCATTACCAAGGGTACACAGACCTACAGTGTGCTGGAAGGTGACCCCTCAGAGAACTACAGTAAGTACCTTCttagcctcaaagaaaaagaagatgattCTTCTGGCCACGCTCGAGTGTATGGAATATGTTTTGTTGATACCTCGCTAGGGAAGTTCTTCATAGGTCAGTTTTCAGATGATCGCCATTGTTCCAGGTTTAGGACTTTAGTGGCACACTATCCTCCAGTACAAGTCTTGTTTGAGAAAGGAAATCTCTCAGTGGAAACTAAGATGATTCTCAAGGGTTCATTATCCTCTTCTCTTCAGGAAGGTCTGATACCAGGTTCCCAGTTTTGGGATGCAGCCAAAACTTTGAGAACTCTCCTTGAAGAAGGATATTTTACAGACAAGTTAAATGAGGACAGTGGGGTGATGTTACCCCAGGTGCTTAAAGGTATGACCTCAGAGTCTGATTCTGTTGGGTTGACACCGGGAGAGAAGAGTGAATTGGCCCTCTCTGCTCTTGGTGGTTGTATCTTCTACCTCAAAAAATGCCTTATTGATCAGGAGCTTTTATCAATGGCTAATTTTGAAGAATATATTCCCTTGGATTCTGACACGGTCCGTGCTACAAGACCTGGTGCTGTCTTTGCTAAAGCCAATCAACGAATGGTGCTAGATGCTGTGACATTAAACAACTTGGAGATTTTTCTGAACGGAACAAATGGTTCTACTGAAGGGACCCTGTTAGAGAAGATTGATACTTGCCATACTCCCTTCGGTAAGCGGCTCCTAAAGCAATGGCTTTGTGCCCCACTCTGTAACCCTTACGTTATCAGTGATCGTCTAGATGCCATAGAAGACCTAATGGTTGTGCCTGACAAAACCTCTGAGGTTGTAGACCTTCTAAAGAAGCTTCCAGACCTTGAGAGGCTACTGAGTAAAATTCATAATGTTGGCTCTCCCCTGAAGAGCCAGAACCACCCAGATAGCAGGGCTATAATGTATGAAGAaaccacatacagcaaaaaaaagattattgattttctttctgctcTGGAAGGATTCAAAGTACTATGTAAAATTATAGGGGTTATGGAAGAAGTCATTGATGACTTTAAGTCTAAAATCCTTAAGCAGGTCCTTACTCTGCAGACAAAAAATCCTGAAGGCTGCTTTCCTGATTTGACTTTAGAACTAAACCGATGGGATACAGCCTTTGACCATGAAAAGGCTCGAAAGACTGGACTGATTACTCCCAAAGCAGGATTTGACTCTGATTATGATCAAGCTCTTGCTGACATAagagaaaatgaacagagcctcctGGAATACTTGGAGAAACAGCGTAGTAGAATTGGCTGTAGGACCATAGTCTACTGGGGAATTGGTAGGAATCGTTACCAGTTGGAAATTCCCGAGAATTTCATCACCCGTAATTTGCCAGAAGAATATGAGTTGAAATCTACCAAGAAGGGCTGTAAACGATACTGgaccaaaacaattgagaaaaagTTGGCTAATCTGATAAATGCTGAAGAACGGAGAGATGTATCATTAAAGGACTGCATGCGGCGACTGTTCTATAACTTTGATAAAAATTACAAGGACTGGCAGGCTGCTGTGGAGTGCATCGCAGTGTTGG ATGTCTTATTGTGCCTGGCTAACTACAGTCGAGGGGGTGATGGTCCTATGTGTCGTCCAGTAATTCTGTTGCCAGAAGAAGATACTCCTCCCTTTCTAGACCTTAAAGGATCACGCCACCCCTGCATTACAAAGACTTTTTTTGGTGATGACTTTATTCCAAATGACATTCTAATAGGctgtgaggaagaggaagaaaatggcaAAGCTTACTGTGTGCTTGTTACTGGACCGAATATGGGGGGCAAGTCTACGCTCATGAGACAG GCTGGCCTACTAGTTGTAATGGCCCAGATGGGTTGTTATGTACCAGCTGAAGTGTGTAGGCTCACACCAATCGATAGAGTGTTTACTAGACTTGGCGCCTCAGACAGAATAATGTCAG gtGAAAGTACATTTTTTGTTGAATTGAGCGAAACTGCCAGTATACTTACACATGCAACCGCACATTCTCTGGTGCTTGTGGATGAATTAG gaaGAGGTACTGCAACCTTTGATGGGACAGCAATAGCAAATGCAGTTGTTAAAGAACTTGCTGAGAATATTAAGTGTCGTACATTGTTTTCTACCCACTACCATTCATTAGTTGAAGACTATTCTCAAAATGTTGCAGTGCGCCTAGGACACATG GCATGCATGGTAGAAAATGAATGTGAAGATCCCAGCCAGGAGACTATTACCTTCCTGTATAAATTCATTAAAGGAGCCTGTCCTAAAAGCTATGGCTTTAATGCAGCAAGGCTTGCTAATCTTCCAGAGGAGGTTATTCAAAAGGGACATAGAAAAGCAAGAGAATTTGAGAAGATGACTCAGTCACTGCGATTATTTCG gGAAGTTTGTCTGGCTAGTGAAAGGTCGACTGTAGATGCTGAAGCTGTCCATAAGTTGCTGACTTTGATTGAGGAATTATAG
- the MSH6 gene encoding DNA mismatch repair protein Msh6 isoform X3 has protein sequence MPAKARSGPQVKAPPPLTPGPPLPQAGMRPGARPGLGRGPWRAPLRGPRRETSTEGCESRQPLRSCDFSPGDLVWAKMEGYPWWPCLVYNHPFDGTFIREKGKSARVHVQFFDDSPTRGWVSRRLLKPYTGSKSKEAQKGGHFYSSKPEILRAMQRADEALNKDKIERLELAVCDEPSEPEEEEETEAGATYTSDKSEEENEIESEEEVRPKVQGSRRSSRQIKKRRVISDSESDIGGSDVEFKPDAKEEGSSDEISSGVGDSDSEGLDSPVKVAPKRKRMVTGNGSLKRKSSRKEMPSATKRATGISSETKNTLSAFSAPQNSESQAHISGGCDDSSRPTIWYHETLEWLKEEKRRDMHRRRPDHPDFDASTLYVPEDFLNSCTPGMRKWWQIKSQNFDLVIFYKVGKFYELYHMDALTGVSELGLVFMKGNWAHSGFPEIAFGRYSDSLVQKGYKVARVEQTETPEMMEARCRKMAHISKYDRVVRREICRVITKGTQTYSVLEGDPSENYSKYLLSLKEKEDDSSGHARVYGICFVDTSLGKFFIGQFSDDRHCSRFRTLVAHYPPVQVLFEKGNLSVETKMILKGSLSSSLQEGLIPGSQFWDAAKTLRTLLEEGYFTDKLNEDSGVMLPQVLKGMTSESDSVGLTPGEKSELALSALGGCIFYLKKCLIDQELLSMANFEEYIPLDSDTVRATRPGAVFAKANQRMVLDAVTLNNLEIFLNGTNGSTEGTLLEKIDTCHTPFGKRLLKQWLCAPLCNPYVISDRLDAIEDLMVVPDKTSEVVDLLKKLPDLERLLSKIHNVGSPLKSQNHPDSRAIMYEETTYSKKKIIDFLSALEGFKVLCKIIGVMEEVIDDFKSKILKQVLTLQTKNPEGCFPDLTLELNRWDTAFDHEKARKTGLITPKAGFDSDYDQALADIRENEQSLLEYLEKQRSRIGCRTIVYWGIGRNRYQLEIPENFITRNLPEEYELKSTKKGCKRYWTKTIEKKLANLINAEERRDVSLKDCMRRLFYNFDKNYKDWQAAVECIAVLDVLLCLANYSRGGDGPMCRPVILLPEEDTPPFLDLKGSRHPCITKTFFGDDFIPNDILIGCEEEEENGKAYCVLVTGPNMGGKSTLMRQAGLLVVMAQMGCYVPAEVCRLTPIDRVFTRLGASDRIMSGESTFFVELSETASILTHATAHSLVLVDELGRGTATFDGTAIANAVVKELAENIKCRTLFSTHYHSLVEDYSQNVAVRLGHMACMVENECEDPSQETITFLYKFIKGACPKSYGFNAARLANLPEEVIQKGHRKAREFEKMTQSLRLFREVCLASERSTVDAEAVHKLLTLIEEL, from the exons TTCTTGTGACTTCTCACCAGGTGATTTGGTTTGGGCCAAGATGGAGGGTTACCCTTGGTGGCCTTGCCTGGTTTACAACCACCCTTTTGATGGAACATTCATCCGTGAGAAAGGAAAGTCTGCCCGAGTTCATGTAcagttttttgatgacagcccAACAAGGGGCTGGGTTAGCAGAAGGCTATTAAAGCCATATACAG gTTCAAAGTCAAAGGAAGCCCAGAAAGGAGGTCATTTCTACAGTTCAAAGCCTGAAATACTCAGAGCGATGCAACGTGCAGATGAAGCCTTGAATAAAGACAAGATTGAGAGGCTTGAATTGGCAGTGTGTGATGAGCCCTCAGAaccagaggaggaagaagagacggAG GCAGGTGCCACTTACACATCAGATAAgagtgaagaagaaaatgaaattgagagTGAAGAGGAAGTGAGGCCAAAGGTGCAAGGATCTAGGCGAAGTAGCCGCCAGATAAAAAAACGAAGGGTCATATCAGACTCTGAGAGTGACATTGGTGGCTCTGATGTGGAATTTAAGCCAGATGCTAAGGAGGAAGGAAGCAGTGATGAAATAAGCAGTGGAGTAGGGGATAGTGACAGTGAAGGCCTGGACAGCCCTGTCAAAGTTGCTCCAAAGAGGAAGAGAATGGTAACTGGAAATGGCTCCCTCAAAAGGAAAAGTTCAAGGAAGGAAATGCCCTCGGCCACCAAACGAGCAACTGGCATTTCATCAGAAACCAAGAATACTTTGAGTGCTTTCTCTGCCCCTCAAAATTCTGAATCCCAAGCCCACATTAGTGGAGGATGTGATGACAGTAGTCGCCCCACCATCTGGTATCATGAAACTTTAGAGTGGCTTaaggaggagaagagaagagatatGCACAGGAGGCGACCTGATCACCCTGATTTTGATGCATCCACACTCTATGTGCCTGAGGATTTCCTTAATTCCTGTACTCCTGGGATGAGGAAGTGGTGGCAGATTAAGTCTCAGAACTTTGATCTTGTCATATTTTATAAGGTGGGGAAGTTTTATGAGCTCTACCACATGGATGCTCTTACTGGAGTCAGTGAACTAGGGCTGGTATTCATGAAAGGCAACTGGGCCCATTCTGGTTTCCCTGAAATTGCATTTGGCCGATATTCAGATTCCCTGGTCCAGAAGGGCTATAAAGTAGCACGGGTGGAACAGACCGAGACCCCGGAAATGATGGAGGCACGATGCAGAAAGATGGCGCATATATCTAAGTATGATAGAGTGGTGAGGAGGGAGATCTGTAGGGTCATTACCAAGGGTACACAGACCTACAGTGTGCTGGAAGGTGACCCCTCAGAGAACTACAGTAAGTACCTTCttagcctcaaagaaaaagaagatgattCTTCTGGCCACGCTCGAGTGTATGGAATATGTTTTGTTGATACCTCGCTAGGGAAGTTCTTCATAGGTCAGTTTTCAGATGATCGCCATTGTTCCAGGTTTAGGACTTTAGTGGCACACTATCCTCCAGTACAAGTCTTGTTTGAGAAAGGAAATCTCTCAGTGGAAACTAAGATGATTCTCAAGGGTTCATTATCCTCTTCTCTTCAGGAAGGTCTGATACCAGGTTCCCAGTTTTGGGATGCAGCCAAAACTTTGAGAACTCTCCTTGAAGAAGGATATTTTACAGACAAGTTAAATGAGGACAGTGGGGTGATGTTACCCCAGGTGCTTAAAGGTATGACCTCAGAGTCTGATTCTGTTGGGTTGACACCGGGAGAGAAGAGTGAATTGGCCCTCTCTGCTCTTGGTGGTTGTATCTTCTACCTCAAAAAATGCCTTATTGATCAGGAGCTTTTATCAATGGCTAATTTTGAAGAATATATTCCCTTGGATTCTGACACGGTCCGTGCTACAAGACCTGGTGCTGTCTTTGCTAAAGCCAATCAACGAATGGTGCTAGATGCTGTGACATTAAACAACTTGGAGATTTTTCTGAACGGAACAAATGGTTCTACTGAAGGGACCCTGTTAGAGAAGATTGATACTTGCCATACTCCCTTCGGTAAGCGGCTCCTAAAGCAATGGCTTTGTGCCCCACTCTGTAACCCTTACGTTATCAGTGATCGTCTAGATGCCATAGAAGACCTAATGGTTGTGCCTGACAAAACCTCTGAGGTTGTAGACCTTCTAAAGAAGCTTCCAGACCTTGAGAGGCTACTGAGTAAAATTCATAATGTTGGCTCTCCCCTGAAGAGCCAGAACCACCCAGATAGCAGGGCTATAATGTATGAAGAaaccacatacagcaaaaaaaagattattgattttctttctgctcTGGAAGGATTCAAAGTACTATGTAAAATTATAGGGGTTATGGAAGAAGTCATTGATGACTTTAAGTCTAAAATCCTTAAGCAGGTCCTTACTCTGCAGACAAAAAATCCTGAAGGCTGCTTTCCTGATTTGACTTTAGAACTAAACCGATGGGATACAGCCTTTGACCATGAAAAGGCTCGAAAGACTGGACTGATTACTCCCAAAGCAGGATTTGACTCTGATTATGATCAAGCTCTTGCTGACATAagagaaaatgaacagagcctcctGGAATACTTGGAGAAACAGCGTAGTAGAATTGGCTGTAGGACCATAGTCTACTGGGGAATTGGTAGGAATCGTTACCAGTTGGAAATTCCCGAGAATTTCATCACCCGTAATTTGCCAGAAGAATATGAGTTGAAATCTACCAAGAAGGGCTGTAAACGATACTGgaccaaaacaattgagaaaaagTTGGCTAATCTGATAAATGCTGAAGAACGGAGAGATGTATCATTAAAGGACTGCATGCGGCGACTGTTCTATAACTTTGATAAAAATTACAAGGACTGGCAGGCTGCTGTGGAGTGCATCGCAGTGTTGG ATGTCTTATTGTGCCTGGCTAACTACAGTCGAGGGGGTGATGGTCCTATGTGTCGTCCAGTAATTCTGTTGCCAGAAGAAGATACTCCTCCCTTTCTAGACCTTAAAGGATCACGCCACCCCTGCATTACAAAGACTTTTTTTGGTGATGACTTTATTCCAAATGACATTCTAATAGGctgtgaggaagaggaagaaaatggcaAAGCTTACTGTGTGCTTGTTACTGGACCGAATATGGGGGGCAAGTCTACGCTCATGAGACAG GCTGGCCTACTAGTTGTAATGGCCCAGATGGGTTGTTATGTACCAGCTGAAGTGTGTAGGCTCACACCAATCGATAGAGTGTTTACTAGACTTGGCGCCTCAGACAGAATAATGTCAG gtGAAAGTACATTTTTTGTTGAATTGAGCGAAACTGCCAGTATACTTACACATGCAACCGCACATTCTCTGGTGCTTGTGGATGAATTAG gaaGAGGTACTGCAACCTTTGATGGGACAGCAATAGCAAATGCAGTTGTTAAAGAACTTGCTGAGAATATTAAGTGTCGTACATTGTTTTCTACCCACTACCATTCATTAGTTGAAGACTATTCTCAAAATGTTGCAGTGCGCCTAGGACACATG GCATGCATGGTAGAAAATGAATGTGAAGATCCCAGCCAGGAGACTATTACCTTCCTGTATAAATTCATTAAAGGAGCCTGTCCTAAAAGCTATGGCTTTAATGCAGCAAGGCTTGCTAATCTTCCAGAGGAGGTTATTCAAAAGGGACATAGAAAAGCAAGAGAATTTGAGAAGATGACTCAGTCACTGCGATTATTTCG gGAAGTTTGTCTGGCTAGTGAAAGGTCGACTGTAGATGCTGAAGCTGTCCATAAGTTGCTGACTTTGATTGAGGAATTATAG